The sequence below is a genomic window from Acanthochromis polyacanthus isolate Apoly-LR-REF ecotype Palm Island chromosome 14, KAUST_Apoly_ChrSc, whole genome shotgun sequence.
catggtggtggcagcatcccAATGTGAGGATGCATCTCAGCAGTCCCTGAAAGGCTTGTAAAGGCAGAGGGCGAATTGAAGTCAGCAAAGTCTAGAGAAATCCTGAAGGACAATGTGATGCTGTCTGAAAAAGATCTGCTACGTAGATTGAAGTTTgatttccagcaagacaatgatctgAAACATACAGCGACATAGAAATGGTCTCAAGATGACAAgggaatgttctggagtggctcAGACAAAGTCCAAACCTAAATCCAACAAGCTGGACTTAGGGCTGTTAATTCGTGGTTACAGAGGTAATGTGGTAAAACTGAGACAATCGACATAAATGCAATGCTATAACTGTGTCCATATTGCGTTCATCTGCTAAATAGTGACTTGAAGGGTGTGAATATGCAGTCCGTTATTTTACGTTTTTTATGTTTGATTATTTGAAAGGACTTTGTAgaaaactgttttcattttgacatgaaacaattgtttttggtaaattcttgtcaacaaagtcaaagaaattgaccatgattcacTATTGAAAGGCAATTAAAGAGAAAACTTCCAAGGTGTTTTATAGCCACTGAATTTAGTTCCTATCATTTGTGTTAAAACATGTAATGAGGTGTGGAAACAACACAGTAAACAAGGTCAAACTTTCAGTCTCCAAGGTTTAATGAGTTTGTTTCCAAGGTAGTTGTGAAGAGTTTAATGAGATCCAAGGAGGGTGAGACAGTCAGATAAAAGTTTTCACAGGCTCAGACGCTTCCCTTCGAGGTCAACACTCGAAGTGTGTTTCTGGTAAAAGGACAGGTTGTATTTTAGTGCAAGTTAGACTTCTGTAATGGACCAAATGAATGTTGAATTTAATGTCACATATCTAAGATTTATTGGCCATGTGGAATTGTACAAATTcagatttctgtattttctgatcATGTTTATTGTGTATGTTCTGATACTCTGCAGTAATTCCATTATCTTGTGCATCATCTGGGTTCATAAAAGCCTTCATGAGCCCATGTATATTTTCATTGCAGCTTTGTTACTAAACTCCATTCTTTTCAGCATCAATATCTACCCGAAGCTTTTGATCGACTTTCTGTCTGACAAACAGGTCATAACTCATTCACATtgtgtctttcagttttttgcCTATTATTCTCTAGGTGGATCTGAGTTCTTACTGTTGTCATCCATGGCCTATGACAGGTATGTGTCTATATGTAAACCTCTGCAATATCCAAATATCATGAGAAAAACAACTGTcagtgttttgctgcttttagctTGGCTTGTGCCTGCTCTTCAGCTTATGTTGCCAGTTTTAATTAGTAACGATTTACCACTCTGTAGATTTACTTTGACTGGAATTTTTTGTAATAACTCAATTTACAACCTTTTTTGTGTGATTCCAAGAACACTGTCAATATCTGGTGTGTTTAATCTGCTTACGATGGTACTTCTCCCCATGCTTTTCATACTGTTTACATACACAAGGATTCTGATAATATCCTATCAAAGTGGCAGAGATGTCAGGAAAAAAGCTGCACAGACCTGTTTACCTCACCTGCTGGTTTTAATGAGCATTTCATGTTTGTCCTATTATGATATCATTATAGCTCGGCTGCAAGTCTCTTTCTCCAGTACTGCACGTTTAATAATGACCTTACAGTTGATCATCTATCATCCTCTGTTTAATCCAATCATATACggcataaaaatgaaagaaatctcAAAACACCTAAAGAAGTTGTTGTGTGAAGGCAAACTGACCTAATATGTTAAAACTGAAGTAAATTCAAAGAAcagatttgtctgtttttctgagaagcaaaaaaaatcttcaagtATTCAGAATTTAAAACCATCATTAGCCTTCATCTATCTATATGGATTTTTTTAGTATGTGCAATTTTTAAACTGTATACAGTATGCACTATTAATAACAGTGttttatatttccactcttGGTACATCACTAAATAATAAGAAatgcaaatgtctgta
It includes:
- the LOC110947770 gene encoding olfactory receptor 6N2-like; this encodes MDQMNVEFNVTYLRFIGHVELYKFRFLYFLIMFIVYVLILCSNSIILCIIWVHKSLHEPMYIFIAALLLNSILFSINIYPKLLIDFLSDKQVITHSHCVFQFFAYYSLGGSEFLLLSSMAYDRYVSICKPLQYPNIMRKTTVSVLLLLAWLVPALQLMLPVLISNDLPLCRFTLTGIFCNNSIYNLFCVIPRTLSISGVFNLLTMVLLPMLFILFTYTRILIISYQSGRDVRKKAAQTCLPHLLVLMSISCLSYYDIIIARLQVSFSSTARLIMTLQLIIYHPLFNPIIYGIKMKEISKHLKKLLCEGKLT